A segment of the bacterium genome:
CTCTCAAGCTGATATTCGGGCAACCGAATAACCTGGGGGTGGAGTGTGCCGCGTGCGGTGAACCCAAAGGCCAAGTCGGGGTTCATGATTCGGAAGGTCACCAGGTGCATTTGTGCATGAGATGCAACTGGATGATGGACTGGCATTAATAAATGAAAGGAGGTTTATGAAAACAAAATGGGAACAGATGTTTATTTGGAATGGGATACCAAGACAGAGGAGGAGCAGAAAGCCCAGTGTACTGGATGTGCCATTGATGCCGGCGAAGAGGGCTACTTGAGAGCCAGTATCGGCATGGTGCTTGAGGAACATATCCTGAGGTTACTATTCCCCGAAAAGTATTGGACCGGGGAGTCCAGGGAAGAATATGACTTCGAGGGAAACTATGAACAGTTGAACGAACTTGGATTCCGGTATCTGGCGAGCGTGGCCAAAAATGAGCCCTTTGAAAAGGAGGGGCAGCAACATGAGACTTTGCAACAACAGCGGGAAACGGCTGGGGCTATAACGCAGGTTATCAGGAATGCCATACCGGGAGGGGGCTGGATACAAACCAGCGAAATTGACGAGTTCCGGTGGGCGGTATCGTGGCTTGATTCGGTATACAGTTTCTTTGAACTGGGAATCAGGAAACAGAGGAAAGGGCTGAAGCCCTACCCATATATAAGTTGGTAAGAGGGGAACTGGCGACGCCTTGACGGGGGCCCCCGTCGGGGCGTTGTCTTGTTTTTGTGATGTGACGGGAACCTGGGTTTGGATGGTGGCGTGTGGACGGGCGGACGGAATAGTCCTCTTCGACCCCAACCCAAGGGGAGGTTTCGCGGGGTATGCTCAACCCCAACCCAATGGCTTGCGGTCTTGAGGTATGTACGCTTCCGCTCTTGCCCCGATGGCTTCGAGGTGCCGCTCTGAAGCCGAGGGCATGAGGGAGCTTATGGTGACCCGGTCAGCCTCCGGCTGTTGACGGACCGTGTCAACGGGACGGTGGTATTTGACCTCCGGTCAAAGGGTAGATTTTTGGCGTGCTACGGCACGCAAGTTATGGGGCTGATGCCCCCCCGCCTGCGGGCGGGGAACGGACGACGGCGCGCGCTATTTTGCGTTCGCGCGAACGTGAGACGGGTTGTGAGACAGATTGCTTTGGTGGTGATGAATATAGGGGAACCCCGCCTGCGGGCGGGGGAGACGACGACGATCGCGCGCTGTTTTGTGTTCGCGCGGTGGAGGAAACGTGTCGGTGGAGGAGATAATTGATTATTTTACGTAAGATGCTTAAAAGTAAGGAGTTAAATTAATTTCAGGGTGAGAAAATAAATAATGAGAAGTGACTGGAAATTAATCATTTTGGCGGAAATTAATTATTCCACCCCTGAAAACCGAAAGGTTTATTAACCACCGCCGATTGGGATGGGTGAGGTGAATGCGTCATAATCAAACATGGGACAGGAGGAATTGCGGGCATACATTGAGCAATCGCGTCAGGAGGCCAAACAGGCGGCGTCGGGCGTAAAGGATTTCAAAGTCTTTGACTTCGGTTACATCCCCGATGCCCCATTCATCCGGCCAGAGACCAAACGAATCATCGATTCCATTGTCCAATACCATCAGACCGGGATTCCCCGCAATCTGGTCGTCACCGGCCCCCGGGGCTCCGGCAAAACCCTCACCATGCGATACCTGGAGCGGGCGCTTCGAACCACTCTCGGACTCCCATTCCACGGAGTGAACTGCAGGGTGCATAACACCAGTTTCAAGGTGCTGGCCCATATCCTGAAAGTCCGGCCAAGGGGGTATGCCTATTCTGAACTTTGCGAAAAGTTTGAGCGTGAAATCCCGGGCAACGCGGTCATCGTTCTCGACGAAAGCGACCTACTGGGGGAGAAAGATATCCGAAAGGATGTGCTGTATTTCCTCTCACGTAGCCGCAACCGGTACTTTGTGGTGCTGCTGAGCAACAACCCCCGGTTCCTGAGAAGCCTGGATGAATCCACTCGCTCCTCCCTCCAACCTGAAACCATTTTCTTCCGGAACTACTGCGCCACCGAAATACTGGAGATCCTAAAAGACCGGGCGCGGACTGGCCTCAATGAGGTGGACGCCGGTCTTCTGGAGGAGATCGCGGCCATGACAGTCAAAAGCACCAATGGCGATGTCCGGGTGGCCATCAAGGCCCTGCTCTACTGCGCCACCAACCAGGGCATGACGGTCCTGGACTGTTTCAAGAAAGCGAGGGAGAACGTGGTGACGGATGTCCTGGAAAGTCTCAATGAGAAGGCGCTCCTGATTCTCAAGGCCGCCTATCTGGAACCCACAAAACTGGTCAAGTCCATCTACCAGCGGTATGTCCATCTTTCCCGTGATTACCGGGAGGAACCCTATGGTTATACTCAGTTCTATTCGACCCTTGGGTACTTGTCCTCCCTGGGCGTGATCATGCTGGTTACTGCAAAAGTGGACCGGACATTCACCAACCGACTGGAGCCACTCGTCTCGGCTGGGGAACTTGATGGTGTTATGAATCGGCGATTTCAGTGAATTTCTAGGGAGTAGAGAGAGTGCGGTGAACACGTCAACCCAGTCGGATGATGCAGAGGGATGCATGATTCATTCTGATGGAGAAATAGATGTGGCGTAGGCGGAATTCCGGAAATGATGGCAAAATGCAGGGACGATGGCTTGCGGTCGCGGCCAAGCTACCTATTCTTTCTCCTCTCGCCTATGTATCGGCCTACTCCTACCTATTCAGTCAGCGTCCCTTTATAAATCTTCCGGTACTACTCAAGGGTAACAGCGGTTAAATTCATGAAATATGGTGGTGGTTTGCGCCGTCAACTTAATCTGACCCCATCCACGTGTTCACTGAGGTCTCTCTACTCTCCCGGCATCATTTCTTCCAAAAGTCGTTTCCCGGCATCCGTCAGCCGGGCATTCTTCGTTCTTCCCTTTTGGGTGAGCCGTTCGTTTTCCTCCACAAGGCCCGCATCAATGAGCGCGCGCTTGGCCTTGTCGCCCTGCCGGCCTGAGAGACTCAGCCTTGTGTACCGGGCAACTGTTCCGGACTCCGGTGCCACGGCAATATCCTGAAGCAACCTCATTTCTGAATCGGAAAGCTGGAGCGGTGGCGATGCCTCATGTTGTTCGGTGACCCGAATATGGGGAGCCATCATCATCCTGATGTCATCATCCGTGACCGGCACGGCGGGAATCTTCATCTCCGGCACCCGGATCATGAACGGTTCCTTGATCCGGCCCTGCAATTTCACAATCGCCTTGCCGATTTCCATAGTCCCCAGTGCCAGCGCCTGATCATCCTGTAAAAGCATGGCGGCACTGATAGTGGCCACGTCCTGCTTCCCCTTAAGGTTCATGGAGATGGTGGTGTAAGTATTGGCCAGTGCGGTCTTGCTGATTTCGGACGGCATCTGGTCAAGAAACACAATTCCTTCCGACATTTCTCGGATTTCCCTGAAAATTACTTCGACGATGGATGCTGGCTGCCCGGAATGCTGGGAGAGGCGGGAAAGGAGGTGATGGGCCTCTTCTATGATGAGAATATGCTTGATCTGGTTTCGCTCGTTCCTGACCATCCGGTGTGAGTAAATCTGGAGCATCAGCATTTCCGAGAAGAAGAGTTTGTCGGCATGACTGAGGGCTTCAAGCTCAAGTACCGTCGGGCGGGCCAATAATTCATCAATGGTCACATTGTTCCCTGAATTCACGATGCCATCCATGGCGCCGAAACAAAGGGAATGTACGGCCCTGATGGCCGATGACAACCACAAGCTGACTCTGCCGGCCGACGGGAGTGTTTTCAGAATGGCCATCACATCCCGAAATGTCGGGTAGCGGGTTACCTTGCCATCATAAACGCCGTGCTTCAGGTATAGTTCATCAATGATTGAGGTGAGCAGATACTCGACACCCGCACCGCAGAAATACGCGGCATTGATGACCTGGACAAGGGCTTTCAAATGCTGGCGGGGATCGATGCCGACGGGCGGGATCAATGGGTTGATCCGTAGGGGCGCAACGTCACGACCGATGGTGTAGACACGAAGTTCCTCAAGACCCGGCAGGTTCTTGAGTCTTCGCCAGGACTGCTTCCAGTCAAGGCATAGCCAGGGGATGCCCGCTTTGTTCAAATTCATGGCCAGCAAGTAGCCCGCATTCGATTTTCCGCTTCCCGTTCGGCCTACCAGGCTGACATGCTGCGCGAGTTCCATTCTCCGGAGGCCGAAGGGACATCGATCCTTTCCGTTATAGTGAACCCAGCCTAGCGTGATATCACCAGCAGCCTGATCGGCAGACGGTGGATGAAAGATTGGCGTGGTGTCCTGAACATCGGCATGGAGGTTGGTGCCAAGCAAGAGATCCAATTGTTCCGATAGCTCTAATTTCCCGTCTTCATCCTGAAACAGATAAGCGGTCCACAGATCATCTATCTTTCTACCCAGAAGAGGTTTCAGCGCCATACATTTCGCCTGAAACGCCTGGGTTGCCATATTTTTCGTGTTCATCATGAGGGAATGAGGACATTAATTCGGCCCTGATCTGACCGGCCTCGTATTGTTTACCTGCCAGGATGAGTTCCCGTCTCAATTCGCTGACATCCCGCCACAGGGTCAAATCCTCTTCCCTGATCTGCTGTTCGAGGTCGAGTTTCTGCCGGTCCAATTGGACGGCTCGGGCATAGTTGGATGGGGAGGGCAATTGTCGGCAAAGTGAAATGTACCCTGAAATGTCGCTAAGTCGCCCGGAGAGTTCCCGTCGGTTCCGGTCCCGCAGAGCGGTTCGTTCTGTAACAAGCTGTTTAAGGCACGTAAGCGTGTAAGAATCAAAGGCAAGTTTCTGACCGGTAAGTTTTCCTAAGAGATCTGGCTTGGCCGCGCCAAGGGCATAACTCTCACTCCGGGCGTTATACGGCATATTTCGATCATCATATAGGCAGGGCGTATTAAGGACCGCATAGCTCAGGCTGAAGGGACGGTACTCGGTAATTTTCCGCCCGTCGGTTGTTGTGAAAGTATAGTCCACCATGTTGTCATTCCGTAGTGATAAGAATATGACGCATAAAGGGTTTATAAACTTTTTGGTTTTGAACTGACCGACATAGTCGCCCGCATCGGCGCAAGAAATATTGACGGGGCTCCCGCTGTTGCAATTATCCAGTCCTGCATCCAGCGGCATGGCCGCGCTTACAGTGTATGAATTTCAACTAGATATCGTCGTCCACAGTCACGGCATTTCTTGTCTTTCGCTTTACCGTCAGCCCGGTACTTAAACCCCTTGGCAACGCTACGCAAACTTCCGCACTTTGGACATTTGGATGGTCTTCCTTTTCCCATTTTTTCACCTCGGGCAACCGACGGGAATGGCCTTTATAACTCTTTCGGTCATTAATGCCGTCGGCTGACGGGATTCCAGACAAGAAAAATGGCAGCGATTTCAAATACAGCGACGCGACAGCAAATGACAGGCGTGCGCCCCTCTTCAGGGCGCGGCTTAAAGAAAAGAATTACGACGGACGGCATCAATCAGTCGACGGGTATCGGCATCAAATCGGAAATTCTGCTCGACGACAAGGGTTTCGAGTAGTTGGGCGTGCCCGTCCAGGATGCAGGATTCTACCCGGTGCTGTTCTTCCGCTTCCATGAATCCGACAAGCGACATGTGATCGCCGGGGCGGAACTCCGATTGTTTTAGCGAAGCAAAAGCGGCGAGCTCCTTAACTTTCTCATACTGGATCCTGATTGCCGCGACTAACTGCGGAATGCATTGCGATTCCATGCTCATGAAAAGGCGGCCCGCCTATATAAACCTGTCGGTCGGCAAAGGGCGGGCGCGGCTTTTCAGTCGTATGGTTCGAGAAAATCGTCCCGTTGATAGGAGGGTTCCCGGTTAAGGGAAACCGTGTTGTAGATGGCGTCCACTGTTTCGTCAAGGCTGGTGACCTTGTCAAGAACGGTGTCCATCGACGAATCCATATCGGACAACTTCTCCAGAATCCGCGAAAGCGTATTCTCTAGCGGCGATCCTTTTTGTGGGTTGGTGTGTGGTGTCATTATGAGATGACAACGCGAACGGGGTATATAAAGTTATCGGTTCCAAAGAGGCGGCACATTGCCGTCATGATTTCCTATGTGCCTCGAGGGTATGCCCAGGCCCCTGCATTCCCCCCCCTATAGGTGCAGTAAAACAGTCCATGGCCATAAAACCCATATCTCTCACTTTTCGCCCTGCGACCGGTAGGTATAAAAAGGCCCTCAACTTCACATTTGTGAACTAGTGTGAAGAAAATGAACGAAAACGAAGCATTCCCAAGCGTGAAACGGGCTGAAACCGGCGCAAAAGCGTCAAATGTGAAGCATTCAAAGAAATATGAGCGTTTTGGCGAAACCATACGGTATCTGACTCTGAATGAATGGCAGAAACTCCTCGATTATATAGAGGATTACCGGCACAAACTCATGTTCCGCATGATCTACCACTTGGGCTGCCGTGTCGGGGAGTTTGTTCGTATCCAGATCAAACATCTCGATTTCAATCGATGTAGCGTATTCATTCCGGCGGACAACACCAAGACCGGCCACATGAGGACCAGTCACCTGCCGGCTGGGGTCATAAATGAGATCAAAAGCATGCTGAGGCGGGAGGGCCGGATGTTGAAACGGACGGAAAGTGTGACTAATCCGGATGAATACCTTTTCAGACGTTCCAAGCGATCCACCAGGCATTACAGTGAAAACCGGGTTCGCCAGATATTCCAGCGCTATGTCATCAAGGCGGGATTCAACCGAGAGTACGGCCAGGACTCAAAGGGCCGAAAACTACACCAGATCACGGTACACAGTCTTCGACATAGTCATGTAATGCATTTCATACACAACTATAAATTGCCCCTGCCGATCGTCCAGAAACAGGTTGGTCACAGGACACTCCGGGCCACCAGCGTTTATCTCAATCCCAGCGATGAGGCGGTGGGTGAAGCGTACGGCGCAATCAAAGAGAAATAGCTTATTACGCGGATTCCTTGTCCGGGGCACTGTCAGTCAGGTAGTCAAACGCCTTTTGCAACGCCAGAATTGCCTTTGGCAATTCCCGCAAGCTAATGGCCGGGGTGCCGCACCAGTGGCCATGCTTGTCCTTGTACCGGACTTCCAGAACCAGTTTTGGAATTTCGATTTCCTTACCTTCCACCCATACCAGATTCCGGAATATGGAGACTCTACATGAGCCAATCATGATGATTTTTTCTGGTGAGGTATTCCGCATATTCCTAAGCGATCAGTCCTACCCTACTAATAGGTATACGTATTGGTACGTAAAGAAACGCGCCTCTTTTGGGTGAGCTGACACCCCACTATAAAGACACGAATCTTTATAAAGCTTCGCCTTTTTGAAGTGGTGACAACAACCCTTCAGTGTGTTGGGCCATGCGGGGCCATACACACCATGTCCTAATCGAAATGTTTATAAACTCAGTTCACCTTCTCCTGTTGAAACATTTAGTTCATGAGCGGAGCAATCCGTTCGCAGTAAGAAATCGCAGGCGAATGTCTGCGTGATGTCGACTGGATCATGCCGGATTCGGGGCGTCCATATTTCTGGAACGGCGACAGCCAAATAGAGCGGGAGCTCTGGCACTTGGCTGGGAAATTCAACTGAAAGGAGGGTATTCCATGATGTTCCGCTGAAGCGGAAGAAGGTGTTTGAGAAGGAGTCATGTCTGAGGGATTGTAGATGTTCAAAATCAACAGTGAGAAAGAAAGGTAATGATCATGAATAAGTTCATAGGAGTTGGAAGATTGCCGCGCAGCGGCACAGTGAATGGAACGGAGAAGAAAGTCTTAAGGTTTACGCTTGCCACTAAAACTGGGCATGGTGGGAAGAACAAGAAGTCGCGCCAGGCCTTTGTGCCTTGTGTGATATTTAAGCCCTCTGAGCCATCTATCTGCCTGCTGACCGGGGATCCGAAAGGGTTATTGATCGGACTGGAGGGCCGGGTCAATACGTCCAAATTTGAAACCCGGGATGGGCAGACCAAGTACAGCACGGAGGTGATTGTGGATGAACGCAGCCTTGAACTGCTGGACTTGCAGGCATCCATAGAACCGTCCGATGACGGGCATGGGATGGAGCCCGAATGAAAAAGCCGGAATACCGGGCAATCTCATTTATGTGCGAGTTGCCTGTGGCACGGGATGGAACCACCATGATCCGTACGCCGGAGGATACCTGGGTCGAATGCCGGGAAATGCGTGATCTGGGCCAAGAGACCTTTGTGGTGCTGGCCTTGAATACGCGCAATCGTCTACTGGACAAGCGGATGATTGGCATGGGAGTCGTGGATTCCTGTTTGGTTCATGCACGGGAAGTATTCCGGCGGGCGATCAGCGAAAGCGCGTCTGCCGTCATACTCGTGCACAACCATCCCTCCGGGGATCCCTCCCCCAGTGCGGAGGACGTCAAGATCACCAAGCAGATGATTCAGGGCGGGCAGATTCTTGGCATCAAAGTGCTGGATCATATTATCGTCGGGCGCAAGCACGGGGATAATATGGCACCCACAAGCCGAGAATTCCTGTCCATGCGTGAATCGGGGCTATGCGAGTTTGACTAAAACCGCATCCTGAAAAAGCAACAGTGCAACGCGGTTGTGTACAAAAACGAACGAAACCCACCCCTCTCCCCTCATGGCGGAGCTCTGCCCTAATGGCGGCGCTTTGTCATGAAGGAATGGGCGGTTTCAGAATAAACCTCAGAATAAAGGCCGAATAAACTTTATTCTGTTCTATTCCGAATCAGAAACAACAAGCGACAGGGCGGATTGGCCTCTTAGTCAGGCTAATCCGCCTTATTCATTGAAAGGAAGAAATAGCAAAATGAGCGAGCCATATGGGTTTCTGGAATTGAAGCCCGTAGAAATGGTGGACTCGGGGTGGATTCATGCCTATGGCGTGTATTACCCCCGTCATCAGGCCATTGAACACCTGAATTCGGACTGGAGCCGGGCTGTTATTCTGGCCAAGCGCCGGATGGCCGGGATCATAGACCGATTCGGGAGCATCGTGGCCGGGCGCATGGAGCGTTGGCTTAGAGACGACGTTCCCTATGTGGTCACACATGTGCCCGTAGAGCCCGAACCGGTGCAATACCTGTTCGCAGACATGGGCCGAGGGGCTCCGGAACTTCTGGCGGAAAGTATCCACCGGCATCTGGGCACTCGGCATAACATTCAGTTGGACACACTGATCCTGCAACTTCGCCCCAAGGCCAGGAAACAGCGTCAGTGCGAGGGAATGGCGGAACGCGAGGCCAATGTGAGGGGCCTTTACACCGTACCTGAGAGAGTAGTGGTAGGAGGAGACCATGTCATCCTGGTGGATGATGTGCTTACTTCTGGCGCGACCATGCGGGAATGCTCAAGAGTCCTGCGCGAGGCAGGGGCCCTGAGCGTTACAGGGGTTGCCTTGGCCCGGACCGTTAGAGTCCAGGATGGCGACTCCAGACTAGAGGAAAAAGAAAGTTACGAAAACACAATGTCAGCAAACGCCATGGTGGCGGACAGGCTGGCAGGATAAGAAAACAAAACAGGAGAATGACAATGCAGGATAATAATCACTTACTAGACGTGCTCACCCGTAAGGGTGTGCTTATGAACGTGTCTGTCAGCTACTGGCGGGCGACCAAGAAACTGACTGCCGAAGATCTGGGACTCGATCCGGAGAGTGTGGAAAAGCGGCTTTTCAGTCTGGGGCATAAAAACCTGATTCCACGGGGATCATTGCAGGCCTTTGCCCTGATTGAGAGCCGAACCCATGCGCTGGTGGATACGTGTACGTTTCCATTCCTTAACGGACTCGGGCATTTTCTGCCCAATACACGGCTGGAGGAAACCATGGGCAAGCTGGCTAAACTGGAGCAGGAATTCATGGCTGAGAAGAATGTATTCCTGAGCCGTTACGCCGAAATGCGCGCACTGGGACTTGCCGAATGGCGGGAAGCCGCAGGGCGACTCGGCGGCAACCCGGAAAGATTGGTCGAAAAGATCGAGGAAGCCTTTCCCACACCGGAACGGATGGAGCGGTCCTTTGGGTTCACGACCCAACTCTTCCAGATCAGTGTGCCGGACGGTTTCACCATGGATCAGATCAGCCTTGGGGAACAGCAGGATATCATCAATGCAAGGGACCAGGCGGTCCGGGAGGCAGCCGAACAAATCCACAAGGGCGTGGAGGGCTTTGTCTCGGATTGTGTG
Coding sequences within it:
- a CDS encoding AAA family ATPase gives rise to the protein MRAYIEQSRQEAKQAASGVKDFKVFDFGYIPDAPFIRPETKRIIDSIVQYHQTGIPRNLVVTGPRGSGKTLTMRYLERALRTTLGLPFHGVNCRVHNTSFKVLAHILKVRPRGYAYSELCEKFEREIPGNAVIVLDESDLLGEKDIRKDVLYFLSRSRNRYFVVLLSNNPRFLRSLDESTRSSLQPETIFFRNYCATEILEILKDRARTGLNEVDAGLLEEIAAMTVKSTNGDVRVAIKALLYCATNQGMTVLDCFKKARENVVTDVLESLNEKALLILKAAYLEPTKLVKSIYQRYVHLSRDYREEPYGYTQFYSTLGYLSSLGVIMLVTAKVDRTFTNRLEPLVSAGELDGVMNRRFQ
- a CDS encoding DUF87 domain-containing protein, whose translation is MALKPLLGRKIDDLWTAYLFQDEDGKLELSEQLDLLLGTNLHADVQDTTPIFHPPSADQAAGDITLGWVHYNGKDRCPFGLRRMELAQHVSLVGRTGSGKSNAGYLLAMNLNKAGIPWLCLDWKQSWRRLKNLPGLEELRVYTIGRDVAPLRINPLIPPVGIDPRQHLKALVQVINAAYFCGAGVEYLLTSIIDELYLKHGVYDGKVTRYPTFRDVMAILKTLPSAGRVSLWLSSAIRAVHSLCFGAMDGIVNSGNNVTIDELLARPTVLELEALSHADKLFFSEMLMLQIYSHRMVRNERNQIKHILIIEEAHHLLSRLSQHSGQPASIVEVIFREIREMSEGIVFLDQMPSEISKTALANTYTTISMNLKGKQDVATISAAMLLQDDQALALGTMEIGKAIVKLQGRIKEPFMIRVPEMKIPAVPVTDDDIRMMMAPHIRVTEQHEASPPLQLSDSEMRLLQDIAVAPESGTVARYTRLSLSGRQGDKAKRALIDAGLVEENERLTQKGRTKNARLTDAGKRLLEEMMPGE
- a CDS encoding site-specific integrase, whose protein sequence is MKRAETGAKASNVKHSKKYERFGETIRYLTLNEWQKLLDYIEDYRHKLMFRMIYHLGCRVGEFVRIQIKHLDFNRCSVFIPADNTKTGHMRTSHLPAGVINEIKSMLRREGRMLKRTESVTNPDEYLFRRSKRSTRHYSENRVRQIFQRYVIKAGFNREYGQDSKGRKLHQITVHSLRHSHVMHFIHNYKLPLPIVQKQVGHRTLRATSVYLNPSDEAVGEAYGAIKEK
- a CDS encoding single-stranded DNA-binding protein, coding for MNKFIGVGRLPRSGTVNGTEKKVLRFTLATKTGHGGKNKKSRQAFVPCVIFKPSEPSICLLTGDPKGLLIGLEGRVNTSKFETRDGQTKYSTEVIVDERSLELLDLQASIEPSDDGHGMEPE
- a CDS encoding JAB domain-containing protein; its protein translation is MKKPEYRAISFMCELPVARDGTTMIRTPEDTWVECREMRDLGQETFVVLALNTRNRLLDKRMIGMGVVDSCLVHAREVFRRAISESASAVILVHNHPSGDPSPSAEDVKITKQMIQGGQILGIKVLDHIIVGRKHGDNMAPTSREFLSMRESGLCEFD
- a CDS encoding phosphoribosyltransferase family protein, whose translation is MSEPYGFLELKPVEMVDSGWIHAYGVYYPRHQAIEHLNSDWSRAVILAKRRMAGIIDRFGSIVAGRMERWLRDDVPYVVTHVPVEPEPVQYLFADMGRGAPELLAESIHRHLGTRHNIQLDTLILQLRPKARKQRQCEGMAEREANVRGLYTVPERVVVGGDHVILVDDVLTSGATMRECSRVLREAGALSVTGVALARTVRVQDGDSRLEEKESYENTMSANAMVADRLAG
- a CDS encoding DUF3150 domain-containing protein, translated to MQDNNHLLDVLTRKGVLMNVSVSYWRATKKLTAEDLGLDPESVEKRLFSLGHKNLIPRGSLQAFALIESRTHALVDTCTFPFLNGLGHFLPNTRLEETMGKLAKLEQEFMAEKNVFLSRYAEMRALGLAEWREAAGRLGGNPERLVEKIEEAFPTPERMERSFGFTTQLFQISVPDGFTMDQISLGEQQDIINARDQAVREAAEQIHKGVEGFVSDCVASLREQTAKLCEEMLDSMKSGKTGVHQKTLNRLVKFIDEFKSLNFVGDVELEAQLNRVRQEFLTRPAEQYRDSAFYRGKLQAGLQSLADTAREMTRQDNRQLVEQFGQLGHRKLHIGSAPLAEPVFGEHQDDAPMMKAG